Proteins encoded by one window of Thalassoroseus pseudoceratinae:
- a CDS encoding cytochrome c oxidase subunit 3 family protein, whose amino-acid sequence MDTSSTTQPRRTASGFAVRLFQTIVVVYLLVFSLTWGLTKIFPIDAKTVVNADQRIHLPLAFWISTALLVWTSVLLIQAQGFVQREKQRPFRKRMLGAVCAGALFVSIQSYALWWLLAQQERTAEAVTTGSRAFVFVLAFLHAMHVSVALLFLLYVTLKSLDDRYDHEYYWGVTACGGFWHVLGAAWMAILMVFLIAL is encoded by the coding sequence ATGGACACGTCTTCCACGACACAGCCCCGCCGTACCGCCAGTGGTTTCGCGGTCCGCTTGTTCCAGACGATTGTGGTCGTCTACCTCCTCGTTTTTTCGTTGACTTGGGGTTTGACAAAAATCTTCCCCATTGATGCGAAGACCGTTGTCAACGCCGACCAAAGAATCCATCTACCACTGGCGTTCTGGATTAGCACCGCACTGCTAGTTTGGACGAGTGTGCTGCTCATCCAGGCGCAAGGGTTCGTGCAGCGAGAGAAACAACGTCCCTTTCGCAAACGAATGCTCGGCGCGGTCTGTGCCGGTGCACTTTTCGTAAGCATCCAGAGCTATGCGTTATGGTGGCTGTTGGCACAACAGGAGCGGACCGCCGAAGCCGTCACAACGGGCTCCCGAGCGTTCGTGTTCGTGCTAGCATTCCTGCACGCGATGCACGTGAGCGTCGCGCTTTTGTTCCTACTCTATGTCACTCTCAAGAGCTTGGACGATCGTTACGACCACGAATACTATTGGGGCGTAACGGCGTGTGGCGGATTTTGGCACGTTTTGGGAGCCGCTTGGATGGCAATCCTTATGGTGTTCTTGATCGCACTCTGA
- a CDS encoding alpha/beta hydrolase family protein, translating to MPRTLIVVFVLVSGSVASRAVVAEQRFNSVPKTGTVVEKPAKNEETAVPDRYRIQESEFKYETEFDRMSGPVRISKVRFPSPITTEVKVNNTVHGDYFQPAGEGPFPGVVMLHILGGEFPLSQSISNGLARRGIAVLFIRLPYYGERRDPKIRRRLISPDIEETVEGMRQAILDIRRAGAWLRSRPEVDANRLGITGISLGGIMTSLAAQAEPRFQNVAIYLAGGGLPAAIWDHPDPKLRKLRENWEAKGLDREAFLKQAAPADPLTYADRLKNRRVLMVAAKHDEVIPPKCADLLHQAIGSHAELVWLESGHISAALFLYSELERLVNFFNADKQVER from the coding sequence ATGCCTCGCACCCTGATCGTCGTCTTCGTTCTTGTCAGTGGCTCTGTGGCCTCTCGGGCAGTAGTCGCAGAACAGAGATTCAACTCGGTCCCGAAAACAGGGACGGTTGTTGAGAAACCTGCGAAGAACGAGGAGACGGCGGTTCCGGATCGGTATCGAATCCAAGAGAGCGAATTCAAGTACGAAACCGAATTCGACCGGATGAGCGGTCCTGTGCGAATCTCCAAGGTGCGGTTTCCGTCGCCGATCACAACGGAAGTCAAAGTCAATAACACCGTGCATGGAGATTACTTCCAGCCGGCTGGCGAAGGTCCCTTCCCCGGCGTGGTGATGTTACACATCCTGGGGGGCGAATTTCCGCTTTCTCAGAGCATCTCAAACGGTTTGGCCCGTCGCGGAATCGCCGTTCTGTTTATCCGGTTGCCCTATTACGGCGAGCGTCGGGATCCGAAAATCCGTCGGCGTTTAATTTCCCCCGACATCGAAGAAACCGTTGAAGGGATGCGACAAGCGATTCTCGATATTCGCCGGGCCGGTGCTTGGCTGCGGAGTCGTCCCGAAGTCGATGCGAATCGATTAGGCATCACCGGGATCAGTCTCGGTGGCATCATGACCAGTCTTGCCGCCCAAGCCGAACCGAGATTCCAAAACGTGGCGATCTATTTGGCGGGTGGTGGATTGCCGGCCGCGATCTGGGATCACCCGGACCCGAAACTCCGCAAACTGCGAGAAAACTGGGAAGCCAAAGGGTTGGATCGTGAGGCGTTCCTCAAACAGGCGGCACCGGCCGATCCACTAACCTATGCCGACCGACTGAAGAATCGCCGCGTGCTGATGGTCGCCGCCAAACACGACGAAGTCATCCCCCCCAAATGTGCGGACCTGTTGCATCAAGCGATCGGCTCGCATGCGGAACTCGTGTGGCTGGAGTCGGGACACATCTCAGCCGCTCTCTTCCTCTACAGCGAACTTGAGCGTCTAGTGAATTTCTTTAACGCCGACAAACAAGTCGAGCGATGA
- the tsaD gene encoding tRNA (adenosine(37)-N6)-threonylcarbamoyltransferase complex transferase subunit TsaD, which yields MEYLLALETSCDETAAAVIARDRRVLSSIVASQAELHERYGGVVPEIASRAHVQRILPVIDEAVKSAGIALTDLAAIAVTTEPGLVGSLLVGLTAAKTLSSVLRVPLVAVNHIEAHLYACRMAANREVFPAVGLVVSGGHTNLYDCRSALEFQLLGSTIDDAAGEAFDKVAIQLGLSYPGGPSIEAASRDGDETAFDFPRTFIANDRLEFSFSGIKTAVRYQVTGVPGSRQPPPPPMTPQRVADMAASFQAAVVDVLVAKCKLALQKTGHRKLCIGGGVAANRALREKSTRMAEDLGSEVFFAPLNLCTDNAAMGAIAWELFEAGRFAPLDVDVTPGLVRLQR from the coding sequence ATGGAATACTTGCTTGCGTTGGAAACCTCGTGCGATGAAACCGCCGCTGCGGTGATTGCGCGAGATCGCCGTGTGTTGTCCAGCATCGTCGCGTCGCAAGCCGAACTCCATGAGCGGTACGGCGGTGTTGTCCCGGAAATTGCATCGCGGGCTCATGTCCAGCGAATCTTGCCGGTCATTGATGAAGCCGTGAAGTCAGCCGGAATTGCATTGACCGATCTCGCTGCGATCGCGGTCACGACAGAACCGGGACTGGTTGGTTCCTTGCTTGTGGGACTCACAGCGGCAAAAACGCTATCGTCGGTGCTGCGAGTTCCATTGGTGGCGGTCAATCATATCGAGGCACATCTGTATGCATGCCGAATGGCTGCCAATCGCGAGGTGTTTCCGGCGGTTGGCTTGGTCGTCAGCGGTGGGCATACGAACCTTTACGATTGCCGATCCGCCTTGGAGTTCCAACTGCTTGGTTCCACCATCGACGATGCCGCTGGTGAAGCGTTCGACAAGGTGGCAATTCAGCTCGGACTATCCTATCCCGGCGGACCGTCGATCGAAGCAGCTTCTCGCGACGGTGACGAAACAGCTTTTGACTTTCCACGGACGTTCATCGCGAACGACCGCTTGGAGTTCAGCTTCAGTGGCATCAAAACGGCTGTCCGATACCAAGTGACTGGTGTTCCCGGCTCCCGTCAACCGCCACCGCCGCCGATGACTCCGCAACGAGTCGCCGATATGGCGGCATCGTTTCAAGCGGCTGTGGTCGACGTGTTGGTTGCCAAATGTAAACTTGCCCTGCAAAAGACCGGCCATCGCAAGTTATGTATCGGCGGCGGTGTCGCTGCCAATCGTGCGTTGCGTGAGAAATCGACTCGAATGGCCGAGGACTTGGGGAGCGAGGTATTCTTTGCCCCGCTCAATTTGTGCACGGATAACGCGGCGATGGGAGCGATCGCTTGGGAACTCTTTGAAGCCGGTCGGTTTGCACCACTCGATGTTGACGTCACTCCCGGACTGGTCCGCTTGCAACGTTGA
- a CDS encoding right-handed parallel beta-helix repeat-containing protein: MSSIRDFGAVGDGNADDTEAIQHALQAGDGVLEFPPGIYTISRSIEVPLAKQGSLGIVGVGGTAKVRMTGPGPAFRIVGTHGGTGDPKSVKPEITRSQRTPTISGIEIEGAHEEADGIQLIGTFQPIIDGVLIQGVRHGIHLYRRNRNVRISGCNIYHNTGVGIYLDQLNLHQINIVGNHISYNRLGGIRIEKSEIRNLQITGNDIEYNNHRVFNTAPEPTAEIYVDTTAEGASVAEVTVCSNTIQATNSEGGCNIRILGDPEQKHRPGIWAISGNIIGSQENNVHITGGHGISLSGNVIYSATNRNLLVEQSQQIQSTGNTFRRHTPSYGMGVRFVDSTDCVLSGCNLRDESDTGQVSGASLLELVRCQRIDVNGCQLLDGVPLGVDAVDCQQISILNCTIADTRAEVLSNHAVRFRGEGRNNRISGCRVHSREQEIVADKQAGLTTGDNWTEQ, from the coding sequence ATGAGTAGTATTCGAGATTTTGGTGCTGTCGGTGATGGAAATGCCGACGATACAGAGGCCATTCAGCACGCCCTTCAAGCTGGTGACGGCGTACTGGAATTTCCTCCCGGTATCTATACCATCAGCCGCTCCATCGAAGTTCCGCTCGCGAAACAGGGATCGCTGGGAATCGTAGGAGTCGGCGGCACCGCCAAAGTTCGAATGACTGGCCCCGGACCGGCCTTTCGGATCGTCGGCACGCATGGTGGAACCGGTGACCCGAAGAGTGTGAAGCCAGAGATCACTCGGTCACAGCGAACACCGACTATTAGTGGGATCGAGATTGAAGGCGCTCACGAGGAAGCCGACGGCATCCAGTTGATTGGCACCTTTCAGCCAATCATTGATGGCGTCTTGATCCAAGGTGTTCGTCACGGCATTCACTTGTACCGTCGCAACCGCAACGTCCGGATCTCCGGCTGCAACATCTACCATAATACCGGAGTGGGGATTTACCTCGATCAGCTCAATCTGCACCAAATTAACATTGTGGGCAACCACATCAGTTACAATCGGCTTGGTGGAATCCGAATTGAGAAATCCGAGATTCGCAACCTCCAAATCACCGGCAACGACATCGAATACAACAACCACCGCGTGTTCAACACTGCACCGGAACCGACAGCAGAAATCTACGTCGACACAACCGCCGAAGGAGCAAGTGTCGCGGAAGTCACCGTTTGCTCCAACACCATTCAAGCAACCAATTCCGAAGGGGGATGTAACATCCGCATTCTCGGCGATCCAGAACAAAAGCATCGACCCGGCATTTGGGCGATCAGTGGCAACATCATCGGTAGCCAAGAAAACAATGTGCACATTACTGGCGGGCATGGTATCTCGTTGAGTGGGAATGTCATTTATTCCGCGACCAATCGCAATTTGCTGGTCGAGCAGTCTCAGCAAATCCAATCGACGGGCAACACATTTCGTCGTCACACCCCCTCGTATGGAATGGGGGTTCGGTTCGTTGACTCCACCGATTGCGTGTTGAGCGGTTGCAACCTGCGAGACGAAAGCGACACCGGCCAAGTGAGCGGGGCGTCACTGTTGGAATTGGTGCGGTGCCAGCGAATTGATGTCAACGGCTGCCAACTGCTTGATGGCGTACCGCTGGGAGTGGATGCAGTAGACTGCCAACAAATCAGCATTCTGAACTGCACGATTGCCGATACGCGGGCGGAAGTTCTTTCCAACCATGCGGTTCGGTTTCGAGGTGAAGGTCGAAACAACAGGATTTCCGGTTGTCGGGTGCACTCGCGGGAGCAAGAAATTGTCGCCGATAAGCAAGCAGGCTTGACGACCGGCGATAATTGGACTGAACAGTAA